A single region of the Pyricularia oryzae 70-15 chromosome 4, whole genome shotgun sequence genome encodes:
- a CDS encoding flavin-containing amine oxidase, whose translation MCEADCQALDTWKPENTELDSMTMEAYLRSRGASSAALASAMVWTRAMLGQDPVDVSALYFLNYCKSGGGLLQMRSDRKGGGQHLRVRQGTQFFAKSMAAQLPEGTVRLNAPVGAIVGEDVGRELKVQTAGGVVYSARKVITTVPGPALQSILFHPPLPPVKRVWAESLSYGYYTKAMMQFKTPFWVERGFCGLAQSFIGPASVVRDTSSPADDKHILTCFMASDPGMAWSKLAACDKKLALLQQLGKLFDVSNLADQFASLNLYEWSDDQWAGWGCPCTALSPGVLDTLGGDGLRAQAGNLHFAGAETAGEWKGYMEGAVRSGERAAAEVIRDLNAGLVSKL comes from the coding sequence ACATGTGTGAGGCCGACTGCCAAGCTCTTGACACGTGGAAGCCGGAGAACACGGAGCTCGACTCAATGACCATGGAGGCCTACCTTCGGTCCAGGGGCGCCAGCTCGGCGGCTCTGGCATCGGCCATGGTGTGGACGCGAGCCATGCTGGGGCAGGACCCCGTGGACGTTTCGGCCTTGTACTTTCTCAACTACTGCAAgtccggcggcggcctgctgCAGATGCGCTCCGACCGCAAAGGCGGCGGTCAGCACCTGCGAGTCCGCCAGGGGACGCAGTTTTTCGCCAAGTCCATGGCTGCCCAGCTTCCCGAGGGTACGGTCCGTCTGAACGCTCCCGTCGGTGCAATCGTCGGTGAAGACGTGGGACGGGAATTAAAGGTGCAGACTGCAGGTGGTGTCGTCTACTCGGCTCGCAAGGTCATCACCACCGTCCCGGGCCCTGCGCTGCAGAGCATCTTGTTTCACCCTCCCCTGCCCCCTGTGAAGCGGGTCTGGGCCGAGTCCCTCAGCTACGGCTACTACACCAAGGCCATGATGCAGTTTAAAACACCCTTTTGGGTCGAAAGGGGCTTCTGTGGCCTTGCCCAATCCTTCATCGGCCCTGCCAGTGTCGTTCGAGATACTTCAAGCCCGGCGGACGACAAGCACATCTTGACGTGCTTTATGGCATCGGATCCGGGCATGGCCTGGTCGAAGCTTGCGGCCTGCGACAAGAAGCTTGCCTTGTTGCAGCAGCTGGGCAAGCTCTTTGACGTGAGCAATCTGGCGGACCAGTTCGCGTCGCTCAACCTGTACGAGTGGAGCGACGACcagtgggctggctggggctGCCCGTGCACTGCACTTTCTCCGGGCGTGCTCGACACGCTGGGTGGCGACGGGCTGCGCGCACAAGCCGGCAACCTGCACTTTGCTGGCGCCGAGACTGCCGGCGAGTGGAAGGGCTACATGGAGGGTGCCGTTCGCAGCGGTGAGCGTGCCGCTGCCGAGGTCATCAGAGACCTGAACGCAGGTCTTGTGTCCAAGCTGTGA